DNA sequence from the Xylanibacillus composti genome:
ACAATTATACGGACTCAACTCACCGACCAGTATTTGCAGCGATTATTTGAACAAACTAATGATTATATAGAATGTCATTCCATCACTTTACTTTTATTAAAGCATACGAAGGAGGAGAGACTATTGGTATATTCTGTGGAAAGTACTACAGAAAAGATTGCAGTCTTTGTACATGACAATCTGTTTTACACAATATCCGGAAACGTTCCATCCACCGAGATGAAAAAAATCATCGATTCTTTTGAAATTGAGAAATGACTTGGATTATAATC
Encoded proteins:
- a CDS encoding DUF4367 domain-containing protein, which gives rise to TIIRTQLTDQYLQRLFEQTNDYIECHSITLLLLKHTKEERLLVYSVESTTEKIAVFVHDNLFYTISGNVPSTEMKKIIDSFEIEK